A genomic stretch from Candidatus Nitrososphaera gargensis Ga9.2 includes:
- a CDS encoding SIMPL domain-containing protein, whose protein sequence is MMASAVSAQVSPSYDPAQSTSAIPDANNTIVVTGTATERVKPDRVTAAFAVETVDETAGAALKKNSEKMDSVIAALENAGVQENETRTAYFSISPNYNYTEFGAQELTGYTVTNSIMVESSNLSNVSEWIDAAVRASANRVDSLSFTISEEKLDNIRADLTQQAVDNARDKAEALARALDVEITGVKAASLFDLGNPPVTPLSLSLATDAAAKSVATPIIPGEQTVTATVAVVYEIG, encoded by the coding sequence ATGATGGCAAGCGCTGTTTCTGCTCAAGTGTCGCCCTCTTATGATCCCGCACAATCCACCTCCGCGATACCTGATGCGAACAACACCATAGTTGTGACTGGCACGGCGACAGAAAGAGTCAAGCCTGACAGGGTTACAGCCGCTTTTGCGGTAGAGACGGTCGACGAAACTGCCGGCGCCGCTCTGAAGAAAAACTCTGAGAAAATGGACTCAGTGATCGCTGCTCTGGAGAATGCCGGCGTACAGGAAAACGAGACGCGCACTGCATACTTTAGCATATCTCCAAACTACAACTATACCGAATTTGGCGCACAAGAGCTGACTGGATACACAGTTACCAATTCAATAATGGTAGAGAGCTCGAACCTGTCAAACGTATCTGAATGGATTGACGCAGCGGTTAGAGCCAGCGCAAACAGGGTGGACAGCCTGTCATTTACAATATCTGAAGAAAAGCTGGACAATATACGGGCAGACCTGACACAGCAGGCAGTTGATAACGCAAGGGACAAGGCAGAAGCTCTGGCTCGGGCGCTGGACGTGGAAATAACAGGGGTCAAGGCAGCTAGCCTCTTTGATCTTGGCAATCCTCCAGTGACACCGCTTTCGCTATCGCTTGCAACAGATGCTGCTGCAAAGAGCGTGGCAACCCCTATAATACCTGGCGAGCAAACAGTAACTGCAACTGTAGCAGTAGTCTATGAGATTGGATAA
- a CDS encoding YkgJ family cysteine cluster protein has product MMIKKFSCVQGCSDCCIYREYYPSIEYGKIGVLLLPEEKTAIKKLAKKMSVQVKIIPRLAVGKEFPEKVIAYQMMGKNDDGDLCPFLDVESGERSPHGGFNCRIYPERPLACRAYPVIDAGSTATVATLDGHCQFCKKFSTTRAENSCLQQEVEALVRIKANVTAGKSKVWRYATATGRAGGDAMLPEGWVAES; this is encoded by the coding sequence ATGATGATAAAAAAGTTCAGCTGTGTTCAAGGGTGCTCGGACTGCTGCATCTACAGGGAATACTACCCTTCTATCGAGTATGGCAAGATCGGGGTGCTCTTACTGCCTGAAGAAAAAACAGCAATTAAGAAGCTGGCCAAGAAAATGAGTGTGCAAGTGAAGATAATCCCGCGGCTTGCCGTTGGAAAAGAATTCCCAGAGAAGGTAATCGCGTACCAGATGATGGGCAAGAACGACGATGGCGACCTCTGCCCGTTTCTGGATGTTGAGAGCGGCGAAAGATCGCCTCACGGCGGCTTCAATTGCAGGATCTATCCAGAACGTCCGCTTGCATGTAGGGCCTATCCTGTCATCGATGCAGGCAGCACTGCTACTGTTGCAACGCTTGACGGCCACTGCCAATTCTGCAAAAAGTTCTCTACGACAAGGGCAGAGAACAGCTGCCTGCAGCAAGAAGTTGAAGCGCTGGTCAGAATAAAGGCAAACGTCACCGCCGGCAAAAGCAAGGTATGGCGCTATGCGACTGCTACCGGCAGAGCAGGAGGAGACGCCATGCTGCCAGAAGGCTGGGTCGCCGAATCTTAA
- a CDS encoding ChaB family protein: protein MARGRSTTGRKTTKRRSSSRARNGAGLSPRTRKAIETLPTHAQQIYRKAHKNALKQYKSPSKRRGGGRQSREQVAHKVAWSAVRKAGYRKEGSRWEKD, encoded by the coding sequence ATGGCAAGAGGAAGGTCTACTACAGGCAGGAAGACCACAAAGAGGAGAAGCAGCAGTCGAGCCCGAAATGGCGCCGGCCTATCTCCTAGAACAAGGAAGGCGATAGAAACCCTCCCGACTCATGCGCAGCAAATTTACAGAAAAGCGCACAAGAACGCGCTAAAACAGTACAAGAGCCCATCAAAGAGGCGAGGAGGCGGACGCCAGAGCAGGGAGCAGGTTGCGCACAAGGTGGCGTGGTCTGCCGTTAGAAAGGCAGGATACAGGAAAGAAGGAAGCAGGTGGGAAAAGGACTAG
- a CDS encoding 3-isopropylmalate dehydratase small subunit: protein MNKTLRGRVHKYDRDNIDTDVIIPGPYLKIHDHKELAKHAMEGIDPKFPEKVSQGDFLVTGNNFGCGSSREHAPIALSQTGIKAILSPSFARIFYRNAVDGGYLLPIEIDESTVKKISDKDELEIDLEQNRITNITKNEQYQMKPFPELIAKIVEAGGLMNYKPSSA from the coding sequence TTGAACAAAACATTAAGAGGCAGGGTCCACAAGTACGACAGGGACAACATCGACACCGATGTCATAATTCCCGGACCATACTTGAAGATTCACGATCACAAAGAACTGGCAAAGCACGCGATGGAAGGCATCGACCCGAAATTCCCTGAGAAAGTGTCGCAGGGCGACTTCCTCGTAACCGGTAACAACTTTGGCTGCGGCTCTAGCAGGGAGCATGCGCCGATAGCACTTTCGCAGACAGGCATCAAGGCTATACTGTCGCCTTCCTTTGCAAGGATATTCTACAGAAACGCGGTGGACGGGGGCTATTTGCTGCCGATAGAGATCGACGAGTCGACGGTCAAGAAAATATCCGACAAGGATGAGCTAGAGATCGATCTTGAGCAAAATAGGATAACCAACATCACAAAGAACGAGCAATACCAGATGAAGCCATTCCCGGAACTGATTGCAAAAATTGTCGAGGCAGGCGGGCTAATGAACTACAAGCCATCGTCGGCCTAG
- a CDS encoding 3-isopropylmalate dehydratase large subunit encodes MTITEKILARAAGKQRLSPGDVVFAKVDKVMMHDVSGPGVIKVFSEWEKKGIKLDHIWDPNKVWVTEDHFVPAADRVSAENIITLSNFTKKYGINKHFKYGLGQYGICHTLSHEEAMVLPGEVYVGGDSHTNTTGAMGAFAAGLGHTDIAYVLMNGQIWFRVPETMLFKIEGTKPAHIMAKDIILRIIGDIGTDGANYKAMQFAGSVVKKLAMEERLTLTNMTTEAGAKNGIVEPDETTYAYLRERTDAKYSPVNGDPDAHYSEVFTYDIEKLEPTVAKPFSPGNISAARELQGTELDKAYIGSCTGAKLEDLREAAKILKGKKVKIRTEVLPAAQSIYAKAMKEGLINIFMEAGAVVGPPTCGACCGAHMGVLGKGEVCISTTNRNFPGRMGHVESKTYLASPIVVAASAVMGKITDPRDVKNNN; translated from the coding sequence ATGACAATCACTGAAAAGATACTTGCCCGCGCGGCCGGCAAGCAGAGGCTGTCGCCTGGCGACGTTGTGTTCGCCAAAGTAGACAAGGTAATGATGCATGACGTTTCGGGTCCCGGCGTAATCAAGGTGTTCAGCGAATGGGAGAAGAAGGGGATAAAGCTGGATCACATCTGGGATCCCAACAAAGTGTGGGTGACTGAAGATCACTTTGTGCCTGCAGCAGACAGGGTATCTGCAGAGAACATTATTACGCTTTCCAATTTCACAAAAAAGTATGGGATTAACAAGCACTTCAAGTACGGGCTTGGCCAGTATGGGATCTGCCATACGCTTTCGCACGAGGAGGCGATGGTACTGCCCGGCGAAGTCTACGTTGGGGGCGACTCCCACACAAACACCACTGGCGCGATGGGCGCTTTTGCAGCCGGCCTTGGACACACTGACATCGCATACGTGCTCATGAACGGCCAGATCTGGTTCAGGGTGCCGGAGACGATGCTCTTCAAGATAGAGGGCACCAAGCCTGCCCACATCATGGCAAAGGACATTATCCTCCGGATAATAGGCGACATTGGGACAGACGGCGCCAACTACAAGGCGATGCAGTTTGCCGGTAGCGTGGTCAAGAAATTGGCTATGGAAGAGCGCCTTACGCTTACAAACATGACGACGGAGGCGGGAGCCAAGAATGGCATTGTCGAGCCGGACGAAACAACGTATGCTTATCTTCGCGAAAGAACCGACGCGAAATATTCGCCAGTGAACGGCGACCCTGACGCGCACTACTCTGAAGTCTTTACCTATGACATAGAAAAGCTCGAGCCGACGGTAGCCAAGCCGTTTTCGCCTGGCAACATTTCTGCCGCAAGGGAGCTGCAGGGGACAGAGCTTGACAAGGCGTACATCGGCTCGTGCACCGGAGCAAAGCTGGAGGACCTAAGAGAAGCGGCCAAGATATTGAAGGGCAAGAAAGTCAAGATCAGGACCGAAGTACTTCCGGCGGCGCAGTCCATCTACGCAAAGGCGATGAAGGAGGGGCTGATAAACATCTTTATGGAAGCCGGCGCCGTCGTAGGTCCGCCTACCTGCGGTGCATGCTGCGGCGCTCACATGGGAGTGCTTGGCAAGGGCGAAGTGTGCATCAGCACGACCAACCGCAACTTTCCAGGAAGGATGGGCCATGTCGAATCAAAGACGTACCTTGCATCGCCAATAGTGGTCGCGGCTTCTGCAGTCATGGGCAAGATAACAGACCCGAGGGATGTGAAAAATAATAATTGA
- the cofE gene encoding coenzyme F420-0:L-glutamate ligase translates to MVEILPIRTEVKRGRFDLYESLQEFDYRDDDILVVSSKFVSMSEGAVVNLSRVRVSKKARVLAAKCYMEPKMAELVLRESDHVIRGVPGFLLAIRDGMIAPNAGIDKSNVPKGYAILYPRDPFGTAERLRQKFQTERGIRVGVVIADSRLMPTRIGTTGVAIACAGFEPVEDLRGRRDLFGNVLKYTFKAVADGLATMGVAVMGESDESTPAAVVRGAKVIWSEKKFSWKDMAVSPSQDIYLRGIHRA, encoded by the coding sequence TTGGTCGAGATTCTGCCGATACGCACAGAAGTAAAGAGGGGCAGGTTTGACCTGTACGAGAGCCTGCAGGAGTTTGACTATAGGGACGACGACATTCTGGTAGTCTCTAGCAAGTTCGTGTCAATGAGCGAAGGCGCAGTCGTCAACCTCTCCAGAGTTCGGGTCAGCAAGAAGGCACGGGTGCTCGCGGCCAAGTGCTATATGGAGCCCAAGATGGCCGAGCTTGTGCTAAGAGAGTCCGACCATGTCATCAGGGGCGTGCCAGGATTCCTGCTTGCAATCAGAGACGGCATGATAGCGCCAAACGCTGGCATCGACAAGTCAAACGTCCCAAAAGGCTATGCAATTCTGTATCCACGTGACCCTTTTGGCACCGCAGAGAGGCTGAGACAAAAGTTCCAGACAGAACGAGGGATCAGGGTCGGAGTCGTGATCGCAGACAGCCGCCTCATGCCAACTCGCATAGGCACCACGGGAGTCGCAATAGCGTGTGCCGGTTTTGAGCCGGTTGAGGACCTGCGAGGCAGGCGCGACCTCTTTGGCAACGTACTAAAGTACACGTTCAAGGCAGTTGCCGACGGCCTCGCAACTATGGGAGTCGCAGTGATGGGTGAGAGCGACGAGTCGACACCGGCTGCAGTCGTGAGGGGAGCCAAGGTCATATGGTCTGAGAAAAAATTCTCATGGAAGGACATGGCAGTCTCACCCTCTCAAGACATCTACCTCAGAGGGATCCACAGGGCATGA